The Nocardioides panzhihuensis genome has a segment encoding these proteins:
- the mmsA gene encoding multiple monosaccharide ABC transporter ATP-binding protein, with the protein MTLRQAQDIASPILEMRGITKEFPGVKALADVNLVVNRGDIHAICGENGAGKSTLMKVLSGVYPHGTYSGDIVFEGETAKFGNIRQSEAAGIVIIHQELALIPELSIAENIFLGNETAKRGIIDWSRANREAIDLLARVGLRENPLTPVKNLGIGKQQLVEIAKALSKEVKLLILDEPTAALNDDDSQHLLALLKGLKEKGITSIMISHKLNEIEQIADEITIIRDGQSIETLSVADGGVDEDRIIRGMVGRDLENRFPDHTPAIGDILFQVRDWTVMHPQDSHREVIRQANLSVRAGEIVGIAGMMGAGRTELARSIFGRSYGSRTSGTLMLDGEELTLSTVTQAIDAGIAYVSEDRKGLGLNLIDDIKTSVTAAALKKLRSGLVVDEHKEVVVAEGYRKNLNIKAPSITAGVGKLSGGNQQKVVLSKWMYTDPKLLILDEPTRGIDVGAKYEIYGIIQELARSGRGVLVISSELPELLGLCDRIYTLAEGVITHEFDRSEATQESLMRYMTADARK; encoded by the coding sequence ATGACCCTTCGACAGGCTCAGGACATCGCCTCACCGATCCTGGAGATGCGCGGCATCACCAAGGAGTTCCCGGGCGTCAAGGCGCTCGCCGACGTCAACCTCGTCGTCAACCGCGGTGACATCCACGCGATCTGCGGTGAGAACGGCGCCGGCAAGAGCACCCTGATGAAGGTGCTCAGCGGGGTCTACCCCCACGGCACCTACAGCGGCGACATCGTCTTCGAAGGCGAGACCGCGAAGTTCGGCAACATCCGGCAGAGCGAAGCCGCCGGCATCGTGATCATCCACCAGGAGCTCGCTCTCATCCCCGAGCTCTCGATCGCCGAGAACATCTTCCTCGGCAACGAGACCGCCAAGCGCGGCATCATCGACTGGAGCCGCGCCAACCGCGAGGCGATCGACCTGCTCGCGCGGGTCGGCCTGCGGGAGAACCCGCTGACGCCGGTGAAGAACCTCGGCATCGGCAAGCAGCAGCTGGTCGAGATCGCCAAGGCGCTGAGCAAGGAGGTCAAGCTCCTCATCCTCGACGAGCCGACCGCCGCTCTGAACGACGACGACTCCCAGCACCTCCTCGCGCTCCTGAAGGGCCTGAAGGAGAAAGGGATCACCTCGATCATGATCAGCCACAAGCTGAACGAGATCGAGCAGATCGCCGACGAGATCACGATCATCCGCGACGGCCAGAGCATCGAGACCCTGTCCGTCGCCGACGGTGGCGTGGACGAGGACCGGATCATCCGAGGGATGGTCGGCCGCGACCTCGAGAACCGCTTCCCCGACCACACCCCCGCCATCGGCGACATCCTCTTCCAGGTGCGCGACTGGACCGTCATGCACCCCCAGGACAGCCACCGTGAGGTCATCCGCCAGGCCAACCTGTCCGTGCGAGCCGGCGAGATCGTCGGCATCGCCGGGATGATGGGCGCGGGACGTACGGAGCTGGCTCGGTCGATCTTCGGGCGCTCCTACGGCTCGCGGACCTCCGGAACGCTGATGCTCGACGGCGAGGAGCTGACCCTCAGCACGGTCACCCAGGCGATCGATGCCGGCATCGCGTACGTCAGTGAGGACCGCAAGGGCCTCGGGCTCAACCTCATCGACGACATCAAGACCTCGGTTACCGCCGCCGCGCTGAAGAAGCTGCGCTCCGGCCTCGTCGTCGACGAGCACAAGGAGGTCGTGGTCGCCGAGGGATACCGCAAGAACCTCAACATCAAGGCGCCTTCGATCACCGCCGGCGTCGGCAAGCTCTCCGGCGGCAACCAGCAGAAGGTGGTGCTGTCCAAGTGGATGTACACCGACCCGAAGCTGCTGATCCTCGACGAGCCGACCCGAGGCATCGACGTCGGCGCCAAGTACGAGATCTACGGGATCATCCAGGAGCTCGCCCGCAGCGGTCGCGGCGTACTGGTGATCTCCTCCGAGCTGCCTGAGCTGCTCGGTCTGTGTGATCGCATCTACACGCTCGCCGAGGGCGTGATCACCCATGAGTTCGACCGCTCAGAGGCCACCCAGGAGTCCCTGATGCGCTATATGACCGCGGACGCGAGGAAGTAG